Proteins encoded together in one Calditrichota bacterium window:
- a CDS encoding protein BatD codes for MTRALFVIALLAQLAFAQVQFTATANRTSARVGETIEVTFALTGAAIGVPTPQPNDFTNLDLVGGPSTSTQTSIVNGRASSQKSFTYYFKTKAPGSASIGPVQVSYKGRNYTTSPIQIVVSNESSNSSGKRDEVFIQVTPDKREAFVGEQIVLTYKLYFSTSVYAPEFKELPKSTGFWTEEFDMPSQLVPRDEVVDGQSYKSVVIRKVALFATTAGELTVDPLVAQIQVERRNANRRRVNDPFNDPFFGFGTRRESIEVTCRSLKLKIDPLPETNRPQGDVAVGKYSLSARLDKRDCETNDAVTLTVLVRGSGNIKTIPKPVVALPPDFEAFDPKTSESIKRGPDNITGAKTFEIVLIPRAPGTQTIPEISLPVFDPVAQRYDELKAGPLTLNVTRGSSRASDGSLPVASKREVQTVGQDISYVKPGLGELVPFNRLPHQSTTFWFGLGTPWILLAGVMFAVRRQVQAGQTLSARRRRILKKARATLSMAEKANSENKPEQVSSSLIEVAQLVAAEWTGIYSPTATWQDKQTEWDAQGLSQEHWQTLTTANQLAEVSRFAGGRLSQSDLKDVMVNLQSVLRELEGGAA; via the coding sequence GTGACACGAGCGCTGTTCGTAATTGCTTTGCTCGCACAGCTTGCTTTCGCCCAAGTTCAGTTTACGGCGACGGCCAACAGAACCTCTGCGCGAGTCGGCGAGACCATTGAAGTAACCTTTGCGCTCACTGGCGCGGCTATTGGTGTTCCCACGCCACAACCCAACGATTTCACTAATCTCGACTTGGTTGGCGGCCCGTCCACTTCCACGCAAACATCCATTGTGAACGGTCGTGCTTCGTCTCAAAAGAGTTTTACTTACTATTTTAAGACAAAAGCGCCCGGTAGTGCGTCAATCGGCCCCGTTCAAGTAAGTTATAAGGGTCGGAACTATACGACGTCGCCGATACAAATCGTGGTCTCAAATGAGTCAAGCAATTCAAGCGGCAAGCGAGACGAAGTCTTTATTCAGGTGACGCCGGACAAGCGCGAAGCCTTTGTCGGCGAACAGATTGTTCTGACCTACAAACTCTATTTTTCAACGTCCGTTTACGCTCCTGAGTTCAAGGAACTCCCCAAATCAACGGGATTCTGGACTGAAGAGTTCGACATGCCGTCACAGCTTGTCCCGCGTGACGAGGTTGTCGACGGCCAAAGTTACAAATCTGTCGTGATTCGCAAGGTCGCTTTGTTCGCGACGACCGCCGGAGAACTGACGGTCGATCCGTTGGTCGCACAAATCCAGGTTGAACGACGAAATGCCAACCGGAGACGTGTGAATGATCCGTTTAATGATCCGTTCTTTGGATTTGGAACACGACGCGAGTCAATTGAAGTTACGTGTCGTTCGCTCAAGCTGAAGATTGATCCCTTGCCGGAGACGAACAGGCCGCAAGGCGATGTTGCCGTTGGAAAGTACAGTCTTTCGGCACGTCTGGACAAACGTGACTGCGAGACGAACGATGCCGTAACTTTGACCGTACTCGTGCGAGGTTCGGGAAACATCAAGACGATTCCCAAACCGGTCGTTGCGCTGCCGCCTGACTTTGAGGCTTTTGATCCGAAAACCTCCGAGTCAATCAAGCGCGGTCCGGACAATATTACGGGTGCAAAGACCTTTGAGATCGTGTTGATTCCCCGAGCTCCCGGAACACAGACAATCCCCGAAATTTCCTTGCCCGTTTTTGATCCCGTCGCTCAGCGCTATGATGAGCTCAAGGCGGGCCCGCTTACTCTAAATGTCACGCGGGGATCTTCCCGTGCATCCGATGGTTCCCTTCCCGTAGCGAGCAAACGTGAAGTCCAAACGGTTGGGCAAGATATTTCGTATGTCAAGCCCGGACTCGGAGAACTTGTTCCATTCAATCGGTTGCCCCACCAATCCACTACGTTCTGGTTTGGACTTGGCACTCCGTGGATTCTTCTTGCCGGTGTGATGTTCGCCGTCAGACGACAAGTTCAAGCGGGACAGACCCTGTCGGCTCGCCGCCGCCGCATTCTTAAAAAAGCACGCGCGACTCTAAGCATGGCTGAAAAAGCTAACTCCGAGAACAAGCCCGAGCAAGTATCGAGCTCGCTAATCGAAGTTGCACAGCTCGTGGCCGCTGAATGGACCGGAATCTACAGCCCAACAGCGACGTGGCAAGACAAACAAACAGAGTGGGATGCACAAGGACTTTCCCAAGAGCATTGGCAGACATTGACGACAGCGAATCAACTTGCGGAAGTGAGCCGGTTCGCCGGGGGCAGACTTTCGCAAAGTGACTTGAAAGACGTAATGGTCAATCTTCAGAGCGTTTTGCGCGAGCTTGAAGGGGGTGCGGCATGA
- a CDS encoding VWA domain-containing protein yields the protein MIRFEHPELLWLLLLIPVVALAWVFLIYRGSKLAALIVPAPLLNRVAYGQSSWRKWTRMGIWLFAATLLIVAVARPQVGTRLEEVKREGVDVLIAVDVSSSMLCEDYAPSRLESAKFAIQKFVNGLKGDRVGMIAFAGSAVYHCPLTTDYSAVKLLNRVLNTSIVPEPGTAVADAIRMATQAFSENEDTKSKVLIIITDGEDHEEDAITAAAEAHEKGVTIYTIGMGTPSGAPIPQFDAAGRKLGYKKDAQGQVIVTQLNEERMMEIADAGGGKYQRATPGGKELDLIWSDLSKMEQTEFGQMQFTGFEDRYMNLVFPALLLLILEFLIGERSGQFAGFGADTRRKLT from the coding sequence GTGATACGTTTCGAGCATCCTGAACTGTTGTGGCTCCTGCTGCTCATACCGGTGGTTGCGTTGGCGTGGGTCTTCTTGATCTACCGGGGGAGCAAACTCGCCGCGTTGATTGTTCCGGCTCCGCTGCTGAACCGCGTCGCCTATGGTCAAAGCAGTTGGCGCAAGTGGACGCGCATGGGAATATGGTTGTTCGCCGCAACTCTCTTGATTGTGGCGGTCGCGCGCCCGCAAGTCGGCACCCGGCTTGAAGAAGTCAAGCGTGAAGGCGTTGACGTGTTGATTGCCGTAGACGTTTCCTCGAGTATGCTGTGCGAAGATTACGCTCCTTCAAGACTTGAAAGCGCAAAATTCGCCATCCAAAAATTCGTGAACGGACTAAAAGGCGACCGTGTTGGCATGATTGCCTTTGCCGGTAGTGCCGTCTATCATTGTCCGCTGACCACGGATTACAGCGCAGTCAAGCTGCTGAACCGTGTTCTAAATACCTCGATAGTCCCCGAACCGGGCACGGCTGTCGCCGATGCAATTCGTATGGCAACTCAGGCCTTTAGCGAAAACGAAGACACTAAGAGCAAAGTTCTGATCATCATCACGGACGGCGAGGACCACGAAGAAGACGCGATTACCGCGGCTGCCGAAGCACACGAAAAGGGCGTAACAATCTACACGATTGGAATGGGTACGCCCAGCGGAGCTCCAATTCCGCAATTCGATGCCGCCGGTCGAAAACTCGGCTACAAGAAAGACGCGCAAGGTCAAGTCATCGTCACTCAACTGAACGAAGAACGTATGATGGAGATTGCCGACGCGGGAGGTGGTAAATACCAGCGCGCGACCCCCGGTGGGAAAGAACTGGATTTGATTTGGAGTGATTTGAGCAAGATGGAGCAAACGGAATTCGGACAAATGCAGTTTACGGGATTCGAAGACCGCTACATGAACTTGGTCTTTCCTGCACTCCTGCTGCTTATCCTCGAATTCCTGATCGGTGAACGGTCTGGACAGTTCGCGGGCTTCGGGGCGGACACACGGAGGAAACTCACGTGA
- the purE gene encoding 5-(carboxyamino)imidazole ribonucleotide mutase codes for MATDILILLGSDSDKDQFADTAKYAEYFGLTWSLEVISAHRNPDKLVERLKQAESEGTEVLIACAGMAAHLAGACAAHSILPVIGVPGAGSTLGGLDALLSTVQMPAGVPVATVAIGKAGARNAVILAAQIISRKRTEIQDKLRAFKKAGARL; via the coding sequence ATGGCAACGGACATTCTCATCCTTTTGGGTTCCGATAGTGACAAAGACCAGTTTGCCGATACCGCAAAGTACGCGGAATATTTCGGCTTAACGTGGTCGCTCGAAGTTATTTCCGCGCACCGCAATCCCGACAAGTTGGTCGAGAGACTAAAGCAAGCTGAATCCGAAGGCACTGAAGTGCTTATCGCTTGCGCCGGCATGGCCGCGCACTTGGCCGGCGCGTGCGCCGCGCATTCTATCTTGCCGGTCATTGGTGTTCCCGGAGCGGGTTCAACTCTCGGCGGACTTGATGCCCTTTTGTCCACCGTTCAAATGCCGGCCGGTGTTCCGGTCGCGACGGTTGCTATCGGCAAAGCGGGCGCGCGCAATGCGGTAATCTTGGCAGCACAAATTATTTCCCGCAAACGCACTGAGATTCAAGACAAACTTCGCGCATTCAAAAAGGCGGGAGCCCGCCTGTGA
- a CDS encoding SPOR domain-containing protein: MTSNTFRVVTYPILLALVLLTFLGCAVLKPSRKSSDSSLKTDSLKERELPVDPWSLGPDVFAQGMGDSVVVIEETFHVDLSQPESLHTISGDKSQQTLTDTFTAAASHVALSPASEPLLPDTVFTVQLGTFLEKDRAQALYDRASESLGIAGRIEADWPFYRLQFGQYAERTSADSLHRIAMSRGFYDARVLKIPSR; this comes from the coding sequence ATGACATCGAACACATTTAGGGTTGTAACGTATCCAATACTCCTTGCACTTGTTCTCTTGACGTTCCTTGGCTGCGCGGTTCTGAAACCTTCCCGAAAATCTTCCGACTCAAGCCTTAAAACTGACTCCCTGAAAGAAAGAGAGTTGCCGGTCGATCCGTGGTCACTCGGACCGGATGTGTTTGCACAAGGTATGGGGGACAGTGTGGTGGTGATCGAAGAAACCTTTCATGTCGACTTATCCCAGCCCGAGTCGCTTCACACCATCTCCGGCGATAAGTCTCAGCAGACTCTCACCGATACGTTCACCGCTGCCGCAAGCCACGTGGCTCTGAGCCCGGCTTCCGAGCCACTGCTTCCCGATACCGTTTTCACGGTTCAGTTGGGGACCTTTCTCGAAAAGGATCGCGCCCAGGCTCTCTACGACCGCGCTTCCGAGTCTCTTGGTATCGCTGGTCGCATTGAAGCAGACTGGCCATTCTACAGATTGCAATTCGGACAATATGCCGAACGGACATCTGCCGATTCCTTGCACCGAATAGCTATGTCCCGAGGCTTCTACGATGCCCGCGTCCTGAAAATTCCCTCCCGCTGA
- a CDS encoding glycosyltransferase family 2 protein, protein MTPRPLVSIIILNFNGLRFLPRCLQSLAATEYSPYEIIVADNGSSDGSLAYLREHFPTVKIIEFQDNWGYSGAYNRAIPQADGKYCVLLNFDVEVEPNWLTQAIEMMEDDPLIAAAQPKLKQYQDHTKFEYSGGSGGFLDAYGFPFVRGRLFDQTEPDVGQYDDSCEIFWATGAALIVRKETYLSAGGLDEDFFMHMEELDLCWRLWLTGHKIVAAPGGTVYHWAGAALSAARIRKMYLNHRNSLAMLIKNYSIGNLFKRMPVRIFLDWVALLVSPLKKEPKRSLAILWAHASVLLSLPRTWSKRRKVQAMRTVKDDELNHVILPFSIVSRYYLKKQTTFSQLKTRL, encoded by the coding sequence ATGACCCCGCGCCCACTGGTTTCTATTATCATCCTGAATTTTAACGGGTTAAGATTCCTGCCGCGTTGCTTACAAAGCCTCGCGGCCACTGAATATAGTCCGTACGAAATCATCGTGGCCGACAATGGCTCTTCTGACGGAAGTCTAGCCTACCTCCGCGAACATTTTCCCACTGTCAAAATTATCGAGTTTCAAGACAACTGGGGCTACAGCGGAGCATACAACCGGGCCATTCCCCAAGCTGACGGAAAGTACTGTGTTCTTTTGAATTTCGATGTCGAAGTCGAGCCGAATTGGCTCACACAAGCTATCGAAATGATGGAAGATGACCCCCTAATTGCGGCGGCGCAGCCCAAGCTCAAGCAATATCAAGATCACACAAAATTCGAGTACTCCGGCGGATCCGGCGGATTCTTGGATGCTTATGGCTTTCCGTTTGTGCGCGGAAGACTTTTTGATCAAACTGAGCCGGACGTCGGCCAGTACGATGACTCCTGCGAGATTTTCTGGGCTACCGGAGCCGCGCTAATCGTTCGAAAAGAGACCTACTTGTCGGCAGGGGGGCTCGACGAGGATTTCTTCATGCACATGGAAGAGCTTGACCTCTGCTGGAGGCTCTGGCTCACCGGCCACAAAATCGTAGCCGCTCCCGGAGGAACCGTCTATCATTGGGCCGGGGCTGCCTTGTCTGCAGCGAGAATTCGCAAAATGTACCTGAATCACAGGAACAGTCTTGCGATGCTCATCAAGAACTACAGCATTGGCAATCTATTCAAGCGGATGCCTGTCCGGATCTTTCTGGATTGGGTGGCGTTGCTGGTGTCCCCGTTGAAAAAAGAACCCAAACGGTCGCTCGCGATTCTGTGGGCACATGCTTCGGTTCTGTTGAGCTTACCCCGCACATGGTCCAAACGACGTAAGGTTCAAGCCATGCGCACAGTCAAAGACGACGAATTGAATCACGTGATTCTTCCGTTTAGCATCGTTTCCCGTTACTATTTGAAAAAGCAAACTACCTTCAGTCAACTAAAGACGCGCCTGTGA
- a CDS encoding polyprenol monophosphomannose synthase gives MKALVIIPTYNEKEGIEAIIRAVLDQKIGVDVLIVDDNSPDGTGQIVKNLQESEPNLHLLERAGKLGLGTAYVAGFKYAIENGYDAVFEMDADFSHDPLMLPKFLEQIESHDFVLGSRYVNGISVVNWPLSRLMLSYFASYYTRFITGMPIKDPTGGFKCFRTSTLKAIDLDQVRSNGYSFQIEMNFKAWKKGFKFVEIPIIFVDRRAGHSKMSKAIIREAVWMVWKLRFKSLFGRL, from the coding sequence GTGAAAGCATTGGTCATCATTCCGACCTACAACGAAAAGGAAGGAATTGAAGCCATCATTCGTGCCGTACTGGATCAGAAGATCGGCGTCGACGTCTTGATTGTGGATGACAATTCGCCGGACGGCACGGGACAAATTGTAAAGAACTTGCAAGAGTCCGAACCCAATCTGCACCTTCTCGAACGCGCCGGAAAACTTGGACTCGGCACCGCCTACGTTGCTGGATTCAAATATGCCATCGAAAACGGCTATGACGCCGTCTTCGAAATGGATGCGGACTTCTCGCACGACCCATTGATGCTTCCGAAGTTTCTCGAACAGATTGAGTCGCATGACTTCGTGCTCGGTTCGAGGTACGTTAATGGAATTTCAGTAGTCAACTGGCCGTTGTCGAGACTGATGCTGAGTTACTTCGCGTCGTACTACACACGCTTCATCACCGGAATGCCGATCAAAGATCCCACCGGCGGTTTTAAGTGTTTCCGCACGTCGACTTTGAAGGCTATTGATTTGGACCAAGTCCGTTCGAACGGCTACAGTTTCCAAATCGAGATGAACTTCAAGGCATGGAAAAAGGGCTTCAAGTTCGTCGAAATTCCGATTATTTTCGTCGATCGCCGCGCCGGGCATTCAAAAATGTCCAAGGCGATTATCCGGGAAGCCGTGTGGATGGTTTGGAAACTTCGTTTTAAGTCGCTCTTCGGCCGCCTGTAA
- a CDS encoding DUF2723 domain-containing protein, whose translation MRFDTKWWFAAAVFAISLVVYSLTMAESVSFWDCGEFAACSYTLSVPHPPGSPLFLLVGRIFSMIPISPDIAVRVTWMSVLSSAFAILLAFLIIVRMIRMYRGREESEIDKLIVYGGAFIGSLSLAFSYSMWFNAVESEVYAMSQLLTHLVVWLILVWYEKADEPGNERWLLLIGYVIGLATGVHLLMILAIPALALVIYFRRREFELKSFAALIIGTGIVFIMVYPGVVKWLPAMASKFGSLAAPFILVIVLAGVFWWAASNRHGVIGTAVAGLLLVIIGYSAYTMIYIRSGLNPPIDENDPETPSAFLSYLNREQYGDRAMFPRMWKGNPAYSSEWDYFWDYQINKMFNRYLLWQFVGRDGAPEAEYQDAGVAPTYSIVGLLTANPTGILRWLAILTCAPLLLGFWGFFHQYSRDRTGWLITATIFFMMGYAIILYLNQDDPQPRERDYSYVGAFFAFAMWIGFGASAALDWISSKAKESKGVVAGALAILIILTPGMLLARNYTMNDRSGNDVAWDYSYNMLMSCAPNGIIFTNGDNDTFPVWYLQEVEGVRKDVRLVNLSLLNTGWYIKQLRDREPKVPLSFNDAYIDTYVDGQDARAILSRYWPADKHKIELNTPEGRMSWDVPGAVYIPYKQGEPRDPNFLRVQDQMILDILRTNYDRSKTPTPKSIYFAVTVANSNMVGLRDFLTMEGLVFKITPGGSLGIDAEMIKKNIFENFAGHFRGINDPGVHFDDNVSKLLQNYRSMFLQLAYYYRSQPDAPGFQPQSYSTLDEQWANFDKLSNRDKALTLMRKMDQLIPEEIRPISNVELSLQIGRMFSDLGDNDELKKRLDWAEQRTDVSVDAKLRIAATYAGQMKDTVRASQIIKSAIGETPTAEQLYTAGTTMYQSEAYGQAAEYFERIMEMDPRNGQAIGGLLQCYDRLGQTAKSVALLENWVAMTPNDINAKRRLEDLRGRLAVKDSNNADTTASNN comes from the coding sequence GTGAGATTTGACACTAAGTGGTGGTTTGCCGCCGCTGTTTTCGCGATTTCGCTTGTGGTTTATTCTTTGACCATGGCGGAATCTGTTTCCTTCTGGGATTGCGGCGAATTCGCTGCGTGTTCGTACACTTTGTCCGTCCCGCATCCCCCGGGATCTCCGCTCTTCCTTTTGGTCGGACGGATTTTTTCCATGATCCCGATTTCGCCGGACATTGCCGTTCGCGTGACCTGGATGTCCGTGCTCTCGAGCGCTTTTGCGATTCTCTTGGCCTTCTTGATTATCGTTCGTATGATCAGAATGTACCGAGGCCGTGAAGAGTCTGAAATTGACAAGCTCATCGTTTACGGCGGCGCGTTCATCGGTTCGCTTTCATTGGCTTTCTCCTATTCGATGTGGTTTAATGCCGTCGAGTCGGAAGTTTATGCCATGAGCCAGCTTCTGACCCACCTTGTGGTCTGGCTGATTTTGGTCTGGTACGAAAAAGCCGATGAACCCGGCAACGAACGTTGGCTCCTGTTGATTGGCTACGTCATCGGACTTGCCACCGGCGTTCACTTGCTGATGATCCTTGCTATCCCTGCGTTGGCACTGGTTATCTACTTCCGCCGTCGCGAATTCGAGCTAAAGAGCTTTGCCGCGCTAATCATCGGTACCGGTATTGTCTTTATTATGGTCTATCCGGGCGTCGTCAAGTGGCTCCCGGCAATGGCCAGCAAGTTTGGAAGTTTGGCCGCACCGTTTATCTTGGTAATTGTGCTCGCCGGAGTTTTCTGGTGGGCGGCTTCAAACCGTCACGGTGTTATCGGAACCGCAGTAGCCGGCTTGTTGCTCGTGATCATTGGGTATTCGGCCTACACGATGATTTACATCCGATCCGGCTTGAATCCCCCGATCGACGAGAACGATCCGGAAACTCCGTCCGCCTTCCTGAGCTACCTCAACCGTGAGCAATACGGTGACCGCGCGATGTTCCCCCGCATGTGGAAAGGTAACCCTGCCTATTCAAGCGAGTGGGACTACTTCTGGGATTACCAGATTAACAAGATGTTCAACCGTTACCTGCTTTGGCAGTTCGTGGGCCGCGATGGGGCTCCGGAGGCTGAATATCAGGATGCGGGCGTTGCGCCGACGTACTCAATAGTTGGATTACTTACGGCCAATCCGACTGGAATCTTGCGCTGGCTCGCAATCTTGACGTGTGCGCCTTTACTACTGGGATTTTGGGGTTTCTTCCATCAGTACAGCCGGGATCGAACAGGTTGGTTGATCACCGCGACTATTTTCTTCATGATGGGGTATGCGATTATTCTTTACCTCAATCAGGACGATCCCCAACCTCGTGAACGTGATTATTCCTACGTCGGTGCGTTCTTTGCCTTTGCTATGTGGATCGGTTTCGGTGCCAGTGCGGCCCTGGATTGGATTTCCAGCAAGGCCAAGGAATCGAAGGGCGTGGTTGCCGGAGCACTGGCAATTTTGATCATTCTCACACCGGGAATGCTGCTGGCTCGCAACTACACCATGAATGACCGTTCCGGCAACGATGTGGCATGGGATTACAGCTACAATATGCTTATGTCTTGTGCCCCGAACGGAATCATCTTTACCAACGGCGATAACGATACTTTCCCAGTCTGGTATCTGCAGGAAGTGGAAGGAGTCCGCAAGGACGTGCGACTGGTCAACCTCAGTTTGCTCAACACGGGCTGGTACATAAAGCAGCTCCGTGACCGCGAGCCGAAGGTGCCGTTGTCCTTCAACGATGCCTATATCGACACCTATGTGGACGGACAAGATGCGCGAGCGATTTTGTCCCGCTACTGGCCTGCCGACAAGCACAAGATCGAACTGAATACGCCCGAAGGTAGAATGTCGTGGGACGTGCCCGGTGCGGTGTACATTCCCTACAAGCAGGGCGAGCCGCGTGATCCGAACTTCCTGCGAGTTCAAGATCAAATGATCCTTGACATTCTGCGCACGAACTACGATCGTTCGAAAACGCCGACGCCAAAGTCTATCTATTTTGCGGTCACCGTGGCCAATTCAAACATGGTCGGTTTGCGTGATTTCTTGACCATGGAAGGCTTGGTCTTCAAGATCACGCCCGGCGGTTCGCTCGGAATCGACGCCGAAATGATCAAGAAGAATATCTTTGAGAACTTCGCAGGTCATTTCCGCGGTATCAATGACCCCGGCGTACATTTTGACGACAACGTCTCCAAACTGCTGCAAAACTATCGTTCGATGTTCCTGCAGCTTGCCTACTATTACCGTTCACAGCCGGATGCACCGGGTTTCCAACCTCAGTCCTATTCGACGCTGGACGAACAGTGGGCTAACTTCGACAAGTTGTCGAACCGTGACAAAGCGCTGACGTTGATGCGCAAAATGGACCAACTGATTCCTGAAGAGATTCGTCCGATTTCGAACGTCGAGCTCTCTTTGCAGATCGGCCGCATGTTCAGCGATCTGGGAGACAACGACGAACTCAAAAAGAGACTTGATTGGGCCGAGCAGCGTACCGATGTTTCCGTCGATGCCAAATTGAGAATCGCGGCAACCTATGCCGGTCAAATGAAAGACACGGTAAGGGCCAGTCAGATTATCAAGTCGGCAATCGGCGAAACCCCGACCGCGGAACAGCTTTACACGGCCGGTACGACTATGTACCAGTCCGAGGCCTACGGACAGGCTGCCGAGTACTTCGAACGGATCATGGAAATGGATCCGAGAAACGGTCAGGCAATCGGCGGACTGCTGCAATGCTACGACCGTCTCGGCCAAACGGCAAAGTCCGTCGCGCTCTTGGAAAATTGGGTCGCGATGACTCCTAATGACATCAATGCGAAACGCAGACTGGAAGATCTGCGCGGTCGCCTTGCGGTCAAGGATTCGAATAACGCTGATACAACAGCGTCAAATAACTAA
- a CDS encoding tetratricopeptide repeat protein, with translation MIRFVVALLVSCFAAFANPAFDAGMQAYNQSQWQEAISQWNSITASGLTSPVLEYNLGNAYFRAGDIEHSILHYERALKLNPKDEDARKNLLLANRAIVDQIPQAPKLGIWQYLDKLRDAFPVRETGRLLILLNALLAVAVGVMLYSSGRLRDVATRFAILFGIGALFFFTLYSWRASADSRIAAIVMVEKCDIFSSPSDNSTQLFSLHSGTKVHVGEILSEWTEIQLADGRKGWIPNDDIEHI, from the coding sequence ATGATCCGTTTCGTCGTCGCGCTCCTCGTTTCTTGCTTTGCCGCATTCGCTAATCCCGCGTTCGATGCGGGAATGCAGGCATATAACCAAAGCCAATGGCAAGAAGCCATATCCCAATGGAACTCTATCACTGCTTCAGGTCTTACGAGCCCGGTGCTCGAGTATAATCTCGGGAACGCGTATTTCCGCGCGGGAGATATTGAGCATTCTATCCTGCACTACGAACGAGCCCTCAAGCTAAATCCAAAAGACGAGGATGCGCGCAAGAACCTTTTGCTTGCCAATCGTGCGATTGTCGACCAGATTCCGCAAGCTCCGAAACTTGGAATCTGGCAGTATCTTGACAAACTGCGCGACGCATTTCCCGTACGTGAAACAGGAAGGTTGTTGATTCTCCTCAATGCACTTCTTGCCGTCGCCGTCGGCGTCATGCTCTATTCGAGCGGCAGGCTCCGAGATGTTGCGACACGTTTCGCGATTCTATTTGGAATTGGCGCGCTCTTCTTCTTCACGCTTTACAGTTGGCGCGCTTCCGCCGATTCGCGGATCGCGGCCATCGTTATGGTCGAGAAGTGCGACATCTTCTCAAGTCCGAGTGACAACTCCACGCAACTCTTTTCTCTCCATTCCGGTACGAAAGTACACGTCGGCGAAATCTTGTCGGAGTGGACTGAAATCCAACTGGCCGACGGCCGCAAAGGCTGGATTCCCAATGATGACATCGAACACATTTAG
- a CDS encoding tetratricopeptide repeat protein, translated as MKLFVVFLVLSVIACNSFAGLPSTDVRKGNKAAQNGQFDQAQYNYVKALEDKADTSIVMYNLGNAMYDAGEYERAMKLYMGALDSTRTKEQLSDAFYNMGNAGVKAQKFDQAIAAYIEALRQNPEDLDAKKNLELALRMKQQQQQQQQQQQDQDQNQDQQQNQDQQKQDQQNQQQDQQQDQKQDQQEQQQQQPDSTQQQQQQQEQNQEQQGDSMQQQQARPQPQQMSKEEAEQLLNALLQDEQNTLEKVRQAKIAQRKKREKDW; from the coding sequence GTGAAATTATTTGTCGTTTTCCTTGTCTTGTCCGTGATCGCTTGTAATTCTTTTGCAGGATTGCCCTCAACGGACGTTCGCAAAGGCAACAAGGCCGCTCAGAACGGTCAATTCGATCAAGCACAGTACAATTACGTGAAAGCTCTTGAAGACAAAGCGGACACCTCGATTGTCATGTACAATCTCGGAAACGCCATGTACGACGCCGGCGAATATGAGCGCGCTATGAAACTCTATATGGGCGCGTTGGACAGTACCCGCACAAAAGAGCAATTGAGCGATGCCTTCTACAATATGGGCAACGCCGGCGTAAAAGCGCAGAAATTCGATCAAGCGATCGCCGCGTACATTGAGGCTCTTCGTCAGAACCCTGAAGATCTTGACGCAAAGAAAAATCTTGAACTTGCTCTGCGTATGAAGCAACAGCAGCAGCAACAACAGCAACAGCAGCAAGATCAGGACCAGAACCAAGATCAACAACAGAATCAAGATCAGCAAAAGCAGGACCAGCAGAATCAGCAGCAGGACCAGCAACAAGATCAGAAACAAGATCAGCAGGAGCAGCAACAGCAGCAGCCTGATTCAACTCAACAACAGCAACAGCAACAAGAACAAAATCAGGAGCAGCAAGGCGATTCGATGCAGCAGCAACAGGCCCGGCCTCAGCCGCAACAGATGTCGAAAGAGGAAGCCGAGCAGCTTCTAAACGCGCTCCTTCAGGACGAGCAAAATACGCTGGAAAAGGTCCGCCAAGCCAAAATCGCGCAGCGAAAGAAACGGGAGAAGGACTGGTGA